CGCGTCCAGCACCGCCTCCCAGCCGGTTTCCGGCGTGGGCTGCACCTGCCGGTCGTGCAGTTCCTCGCCGCGCAGGACCCCGCTGGCGATCTTGGTGCCGCCCACGTCCACGCCGATGCTGACCTGTTCTGCTGCTTGCGTCACTCTGCTTGCCTCCACCTGCTTGTCTCGTGGCCCTCTGCTGTTTGGGAGCGTTTCCAGTCTAATAGCGCTCGGGGGTCCGGCTCCGCCCTGCCCAGGAGCGTCAGGACTGTTCTGGCTCGCCCTCTGCGCCCAGCAGCGCCAGCGCCTCGGGAAGCTGGACCTGGGGCACATAGAGGCCCACGTCGCCCATGTAGCCGCCCGTCTCGATCTCGATCACCGGGCTGCCCATCGCCCACTGAAAGGGCGTGCGGACCACGCTGACCACGCCACCCGCCGAGAGGGTGCGCCGCCAGCCCTCCGCCAGCAGGCGCGGCAGGGTATCGAGGCGCACCCACACGTCGCCCTGATACAGCACCTGATCCTCGTACTGCGCGCGGCTCATCCGGGCAGGCTTTCCCGCGCCAGGAGGGGCGCAAAGGCCGCGTGCAGGCCGGACGGCAGCGGCTCGGGGCGGTGTTCGGCGTCCACCCGCACCTGCACGGTCCGGGCATAGGCGCAGGGCACCCCGTCGGCACACAGGCGCGAGACGACCGTCCAGCTGGTGCGGCCCACCCGCTCCACCAGCGAGTCCACGGTCGCAGTCTGCCCCCAGCGCACCTCGCGGCGGTAGTCGAGTTCCAGCCGGGCAATCACCGAGCGGTCCTCGCGGTCCCGGACGCCCAGCTCGCGCATCATGATCACCCGCGACGTTTCGAGGTACTGCACGTAGACGGCGTTGTTCAGGTGGCCCATCGCGTCGATGTCGCCGTAGCGCATCTGAATCTGCGTGTGGTGCGCGCGTGCCCAGTCCAGGGCCGCGAGGGCGTCCGCAGCGGCACGGGGGTCGGTGTGGCTCATGGTCACCATTATGCGGCCCGCGCCTTCCCCCGCTGTTCCTCACGTCTGGAACGCTGGAGCATTTGTCAAAAAGAAGGTTTCTTTTTGACCGAGCGGAGCGAGTGAAATAAGAAGAGCGTCTGGGAGAATGGAGCCGTTGGAGGTGTTTTCCCTCCAACGGCGTAATTCGGACAGATGCTCTATGCTTTGGCGCATGACTCCGCCCGACCCGCCTCTGCCGCCGCGCCGGGACCTGCGGGCGTCCTGGCGTCAGATGCAGCGGCTGCCGGTCACGCTGATGATCACCAGTCTGCTCGCGGGCCTGGGCATCGTGCAGCTCACCTTTCAGCTCGGCAACCTGACCTACCGCACCCTCACCTGGCGGCACGAGACGCAGGCCACCGATGCCCGCATCCGGGCGCTGGAACGCGACGTGCGCGTGTTGCGCGACGCCGAACGCGCCGCGAACGACCCCGCCTACCTGGAGGTGCTGGCCCGCTGCCAGGGCTTCGTGGGTGCCCAGGAGGACGTGGTGGTGGCCAAGGGCGCGCCCGAGGTGTCCGGCGAGAGCTGCAAGACGCTGCGCCTGCCCTGAACCGCGCCTGCCCTGGGGTGTGGCTGGCCTGAGTTTTGCCCGGCCTGGGTGCTCCGGCCCAGCATGAGAAATCCCGGGATGGTGGTGGGGAATCAGGTAATGGCCCCGGCCCCGGCCCCGGCGTATGCTGCGGGGACTATGTCACTCGTCGTTCTGGTTACGGTCCCCCCCGAACGCGCGCAGGAACTGGCCCGGACGCTGGTCCATGAACGGCTGGCGGGCTGCGTGAACGTGATGGGCGGCATCCACAGCATCTACCGCTGGGAGGGCGAGTTGGTCGAGGACCCCGAGACCCTGCTGCTGATCAAGACCACCGGCGAGCGTTACCCGGAACTCGAAGCCCGCATCCAGGCCATGCACCCCTACGAGGTGCCCGAGATCATCGCCCTGCCCTTCGACCGGGCGCTTCCCGAGTTCCAGAGCTGGCTGCTCCGGGCCACCAGCCTCCAGCCGGAGTGATACGGACTCCGATTGGAAGGTTTACAAGTAAACCTGAAATCCGAGCGGAGCGAGTGGGAGAAAGTACGGATTTCGCGGTATGGAGCAACAAGCGGCGCTTCCCCGATTGTTGTGGAATTTAGCGAAATCCGTATGAGGCCGGGAGCAGCGAGGCGTGCCAAAAGCGAACCCCCCGCACCTGGCGGGGAGTTTTCTTGGCGGGCCTTGTAGGACTTGAACCCACGACCTACGGTTTTGGAGACCGCCGCTCTACCAACTGAGCTAAAGACCCCCG
This is a stretch of genomic DNA from Deinococcus carri. It encodes these proteins:
- the cutA gene encoding divalent-cation tolerance protein CutA translates to MSLVVLVTVPPERAQELARTLVHERLAGCVNVMGGIHSIYRWEGELVEDPETLLLIKTTGERYPELEARIQAMHPYEVPEIIALPFDRALPEFQSWLLRATSLQPE
- a CDS encoding thioesterase family protein, which encodes MVTMSHTDPRAAADALAALDWARAHHTQIQMRYGDIDAMGHLNNAVYVQYLETSRVIMMRELGVRDREDRSVIARLELDYRREVRWGQTATVDSLVERVGRTSWTVVSRLCADGVPCAYARTVQVRVDAEHRPEPLPSGLHAAFAPLLARESLPG
- a CDS encoding cell division protein FtsB, which gives rise to MTPPDPPLPPRRDLRASWRQMQRLPVTLMITSLLAGLGIVQLTFQLGNLTYRTLTWRHETQATDARIRALERDVRVLRDAERAANDPAYLEVLARCQGFVGAQEDVVVAKGAPEVSGESCKTLRLP